In Nitrospira sp., one genomic interval encodes:
- a CDS encoding copper-translocating P-type ATPase, whose amino-acid sequence MKKVVLLEGKGELSVGAEAPEPPQLRKVTIPVQGMTCAACQSRVQRVVQAEPGVVDASVHLMLKQAVITYDSAVTSEASLVEAINRTGYEAKPATQSQTSFDEQAAQDRAQEEEYLAVRRQALWSGAAGLLAMALSMPLMVASEADSHATGFFMTLMMQAASSLSFAPPAVWSYVLMALTMVVMGSTGRHFYVRAWSALRHRAADMNTLIAVGTGAAFFYSALATVVPDFFLNHGVRPDVYYEAVVMIIALILTGHTLEARAKRQTSVALRRLMALQPKTARVVREAVEIDLPVEAVKSGDVVVVRPGERIAVDGDVLSGTSSVDESMLTGEAMPVAKQAGDRVIGGTINKSGAFRYQATTVGADSVLAHIVKLMQDAQGARAPIQKLADQVSAVFVPIVMSLAVTTFVVWYVAVDQAFAVQAFAAAIAVLIIACPCAMGLAVPTAMMVATGRGAEQGILIKGGEALQRAGGITTVVLDKTGTITEGKPAVTDVIRASGSKWSDREFLRLVASLEASSEHPVAEAIVRAAGEQMLPLAEVESFQSFAGRGAAGVVEGTAILVGNEGLMAEYAVPSEVFLVQTEQWARVGKTPVYVAINGQPAGLIAVADPVKETSREAIRQLKQMGLTVVMLSGDHERTAQAVAKEVGVDRVVAGVLPEGKVAEVRRLREAGQVVAMIGDGINDAPALAQADVGMAIGTGTDIAIEASDVTLMRGDLRGVATAIRLARKTMLVMKQNLFWAFIYNVVGIPVAAGALYPFIGLMLSPVLASAAMAFSSVSVVMNSLRLRRVQID is encoded by the coding sequence ATGAAGAAGGTTGTATTGTTGGAAGGGAAGGGGGAGCTATCTGTGGGTGCGGAGGCGCCCGAGCCTCCGCAGCTCCGGAAGGTGACGATTCCAGTTCAGGGCATGACCTGCGCCGCTTGCCAGAGTCGCGTCCAGCGGGTGGTGCAAGCGGAACCCGGGGTCGTCGATGCGTCCGTCCATCTCATGTTGAAGCAGGCCGTCATCACCTATGACTCCGCCGTCACCTCGGAGGCATCGCTGGTCGAGGCGATCAACCGGACGGGGTATGAGGCGAAGCCTGCGACCCAGAGCCAAACCTCGTTCGATGAACAGGCAGCACAGGATCGGGCACAGGAAGAGGAATACCTTGCGGTGCGGCGTCAGGCCCTGTGGAGCGGGGCCGCCGGCCTGTTGGCGATGGCGCTATCCATGCCGCTGATGGTGGCGAGTGAGGCGGATAGCCATGCTACGGGGTTCTTCATGACTTTGATGATGCAGGCGGCATCCTCATTATCGTTCGCGCCTCCAGCCGTTTGGTCCTACGTTCTGATGGCACTGACGATGGTAGTGATGGGGTCGACCGGGCGGCATTTTTATGTGCGAGCCTGGTCCGCGCTCCGGCACCGCGCAGCCGACATGAATACCCTGATTGCGGTGGGAACCGGCGCCGCTTTTTTCTATTCGGCTCTGGCCACCGTCGTTCCGGACTTCTTCCTGAACCACGGAGTCCGGCCGGATGTCTATTACGAGGCTGTGGTGATGATCATTGCCTTGATCCTGACGGGTCATACGCTGGAGGCCCGTGCCAAGCGGCAGACCTCGGTTGCGCTGCGACGTTTGATGGCGCTGCAACCCAAGACGGCCCGCGTGGTGCGGGAGGCAGTCGAGATCGATCTGCCAGTCGAAGCAGTGAAGAGCGGAGACGTCGTCGTGGTGCGACCAGGCGAGCGCATCGCAGTGGATGGCGATGTGTTGTCCGGCACAAGCAGCGTCGATGAATCCATGTTGACCGGCGAAGCGATGCCGGTCGCGAAGCAGGCGGGAGATCGGGTCATCGGCGGCACGATCAACAAGTCCGGCGCGTTCCGCTATCAGGCGACCACGGTGGGTGCGGACAGTGTGCTGGCCCATATCGTCAAGCTGATGCAGGACGCACAGGGGGCACGGGCTCCGATTCAAAAACTGGCCGACCAAGTCAGTGCCGTCTTTGTGCCGATCGTGATGTCACTGGCGGTCACGACGTTCGTGGTCTGGTATGTCGCGGTGGATCAGGCGTTTGCGGTGCAAGCCTTTGCTGCAGCCATCGCAGTGCTGATCATTGCCTGCCCTTGCGCGATGGGACTTGCGGTCCCGACGGCGATGATGGTGGCGACCGGGAGGGGGGCGGAACAGGGCATTCTGATCAAAGGTGGAGAAGCGCTGCAGCGGGCCGGTGGAATTACCACGGTCGTGCTCGACAAGACCGGCACCATCACGGAGGGCAAACCGGCCGTCACCGATGTCATCAGGGCAAGCGGCAGCAAGTGGTCCGATCGTGAATTCCTCCGCCTCGTGGCCTCGCTGGAGGCCTCGTCGGAACATCCGGTGGCGGAGGCGATTGTGCGTGCGGCCGGAGAGCAGATGCTTCCGTTGGCGGAGGTTGAATCCTTCCAGTCCTTTGCGGGGCGAGGGGCTGCGGGTGTGGTGGAGGGCACGGCGATCCTTGTCGGGAATGAAGGCCTGATGGCGGAGTATGCGGTGCCGTCGGAGGTATTCCTCGTGCAGACGGAGCAGTGGGCCAGAGTAGGGAAGACGCCGGTGTATGTGGCCATCAACGGCCAGCCGGCTGGGCTCATCGCGGTGGCTGATCCAGTGAAGGAGACATCACGCGAAGCCATCCGACAGCTCAAACAAATGGGGTTGACGGTTGTCATGCTGAGCGGCGATCACGAGCGCACCGCGCAGGCGGTGGCTAAGGAAGTCGGCGTGGATCGAGTCGTGGCCGGAGTGTTGCCGGAGGGCAAGGTGGCGGAGGTCCGGCGTCTGCGCGAGGCGGGTCAGGTCGTTGCGATGATCGGAGACGGTATCAACGACGCGCCGGCTCTGGCACAGGCCGACGTGGGAATGGCCATCGGGACCGGGACGGACATCGCCATCGAGGCGAGTGATGTCACGCTGATGCGAGGCGACCTGCGGGGCGTCGCCACGGCGATCAGACTCGCCAGGAAGACGATGCTGGTGATGAAGCAGAATCTGTTCTGGGCGTTTATTTATAACGTGGTCGGCATTCCTGTCGCGGCCGGTGCGTTGTATCCGTTCATCGGTCTGATGTTGAGTCCTGTGCTGGCGAGCGCGGCCATGGCGTTCAGCTCCGTCAGCGTCGTCATGAACAGCCTGCGGCTGCGGAGAGTGCAGATCGACTGA
- a CDS encoding heavy-metal-associated domain-containing protein: protein MKDLILKIDGMSCGHCVGQVTKVLTQLDGVQVKTVKVGEAVVVYDQEEITPADIARAVNDVGYEAQPAGRAT, encoded by the coding sequence ATGAAAGATTTGATCCTGAAAATTGACGGAATGAGCTGCGGGCACTGTGTCGGGCAGGTCACGAAGGTGTTGACCCAACTTGATGGCGTGCAGGTCAAGACTGTCAAGGTCGGCGAAGCCGTTGTTGTTTACGACCAGGAAGAGATCACGCCGGCGGACATCGCCCGGGCGGTAAACGACGTGGGATATGAGGCCCAGCCGGCCGGGAGGGCGACATGA
- a CDS encoding GrpB family protein, whose protein sequence is MTPPPIKVELLPYEPTWAALAEEEVKATKAALDSMLLVVHHISSTAIPGITTDPHALPHSAKELNSEEVPGRAHPPHSRITRRPGSGWTGGFAHGFRRGHSAPWPLRQEVGLFFAPADDALRFTS, encoded by the coding sequence ATGACACCACCCCCGATAAAAGTTGAGTTACTACCGTATGAACCTACTTGGGCCGCATTGGCCGAGGAAGAAGTAAAGGCGACCAAGGCTGCCCTCGACTCAATGCTGTTAGTGGTTCATCACATTAGCTCGACAGCAATTCCTGGCATAACCACTGACCCGCATGCGTTGCCCCACAGCGCGAAGGAACTCAACTCAGAGGAGGTTCCCGGTAGAGCCCACCCACCACATTCGCGCATCACAAGACGACCGGGAAGCGGCTGGACTGGAGGTTTCGCTCACGGATTTCGACGAGGACACTCGGCGCCTTGGCCTCTACGTCAAGAGGTCGGACTGTTCTTCGCCCCGGCCGACGATGCATTGCGGTTCACTTCATGA
- a CDS encoding Fic family protein: MEVLFLILWNHPFIDGNKRIRFVVAILFLELNSSRMRASEGDAAKPFCCQAGSFHCRITDSPRWPAPLI; the protein is encoded by the coding sequence ATGGAAGTGCTTTTCTTGATTCTTTGGAACCACCCCTTTATCGACGGCAACAAGCGCATCAGATTTGTCGTTGCCATTCTCTTTCTCGAACTCAATAGCTCTCGAATGAGAGCCAGCGAGGGAGATGCTGCCAAGCCGTTCTGCTGTCAAGCAGGTTCCTTCCATTGCCGCATTACTGATTCACCACGTTGGCCCGCTCCGCTTATATAG
- a CDS encoding Crp/Fnr family transcriptional regulator encodes MLPPLAATSLRVEIKSYRAGHYVMLHGEPRASLPIVCRGLTMVSRLTEVGDEVALQCCGVGDFLGLADWLQGEGSYSSSGRALMETTVVFVRPEDLLAQVQSNPRSLTALFRQIGSQVGTLQERVGLRAVQDASSRVIHLLLDLVRQLTLLDEEEVRLPVKLSPTIIADMAGLRRETVSRVLADLQKRRLILQSNRFITIPCLNRLRNASRADSA; translated from the coding sequence GTGTTGCCGCCTCTCGCTGCCACCTCGCTACGCGTTGAGATTAAATCGTATCGGGCCGGGCATTATGTCATGTTGCATGGCGAGCCACGCGCCTCCTTACCCATAGTGTGCCGCGGTTTAACCATGGTATCGCGACTTACTGAGGTCGGAGACGAGGTGGCACTCCAATGCTGCGGGGTTGGGGATTTCCTTGGGTTGGCTGATTGGTTGCAGGGGGAGGGTAGCTATTCAAGCTCAGGGCGGGCCCTCATGGAAACAACCGTTGTCTTTGTTAGACCGGAGGACTTACTCGCTCAGGTCCAGTCGAACCCTCGATCCCTGACCGCCTTGTTTCGGCAAATTGGTTCCCAGGTCGGCACTCTCCAAGAGAGGGTTGGACTTCGGGCGGTGCAGGATGCGTCCAGTCGGGTCATCCACCTCCTCCTTGACCTAGTGCGACAACTGACATTGTTGGATGAAGAGGAGGTGAGGTTACCGGTGAAGCTTTCCCCCACAATCATCGCTGACATGGCCGGACTCAGGAGGGAAACGGTAAGCCGTGTACTGGCAGATCTGCAGAAACGGCGGCTCATCCTGCAATCCAACCGGTTCATTACGATTCCTTGCCTCAACCGTCTGAGGAACGCCTCCCGGGCTGACTCTGCCTAG
- a CDS encoding response regulator — MARPFHLPFIVNLLIGKLTSRLTLQLEFWVLVTAFPSLLLGGWLFTSVYRELVVTRQLSAETVARQTLDAAERLVFERHGDTQVFSGLPVVRGLDRIQLADVADYLVTTYAPYYRLALVLDREGQVLAVNRVDAAGGPIPTAQLLGRSVAGEPWFKRALSTTESVVIEDFHPDSMSEAIYQDSRPVMSFSAPIRNHAGLVIGVWSTRLSLDSLEEMLAKVASISSPASLYALRLLTPHQDWPLIQVGPWPRPEDPRRSSLHQGAIFPLLAVADSTGFSRWPGLHWRLEVYEPPDALGWPKILTWLSVWLGVMVLGGMIGLGWIVHHRLIRPILTLTELARDRARLARTVPIERMVVSTPLATSKAAFSLRTRPDELGTLMRTLGAMAQEGEEQVARLTSLNAIAQSFQREMVSLPALLARTVNTARDLTGARYAALGVFDETGERLTQFITAGMDEATRTTIGTLPIGRGLLGHLAKEDGILRLSDLTQHPTFSGFPPHHPPMSSFMGVPIQAHGKLYGRLYLTNKEGPAQVATDFTEIDEQVIVALAYQAGTAIENASLFHQTKTAETRYRAILDSVEEGIYGIALSGHCLFINRAGAVRLGYGPDDLVGRSLHSLIHHTQADGLPCHESACPLHAVLRTATPARLENEVLWCRNRTSLPAICVSTPLYDATRTVIGAVVSFTDVTERRHLEEQLRQTQKMEAIGKLAGGIAHDFNNLLTAILGYSNLLLERVAPAQQSEVIEIKKAGERAASLTQQLLAFSRKQVLAPCVLDLNTVVTGMERLLRRLIGEHIDLLTISAVSLGRVKVDQGQIEQVILNLALNARDAMPHGGRLTIETANIELDEQNCRTHLDVNPGRFVMLAVGDNGHGMDAGTLSRCLEPFFTTKPLGTGTGLGLSTVYGITKQSGGAIEICSEPGCGTTVKVYLPSIEEDLPPLAQAARNTLPRRCTETILLVEDDETVRFFAQTVLTRAGYAVLEASSGEMAIGMNTRHEGTIHLLLTDVMIPGMNGHVLARRLMSERPGLKVLYLSGYAEDAVVHHGVLDSRTPFLHKPFTADRLAEKVGEVLDA, encoded by the coding sequence GTGGCTCGACCTTTCCACCTTCCATTCATCGTGAACTTGCTTATCGGCAAGTTGACCAGCCGTCTCACGCTACAACTTGAATTCTGGGTGCTGGTAACCGCCTTCCCGTCATTGCTCCTGGGGGGATGGTTATTCACAAGTGTGTATCGAGAACTCGTCGTGACCCGACAGCTCAGCGCCGAGACGGTGGCCCGGCAGACATTGGATGCTGCCGAGCGTCTCGTCTTCGAACGTCACGGAGATACACAAGTCTTTTCCGGCCTTCCCGTGGTCCGAGGTCTCGACCGGATCCAACTCGCCGACGTTGCGGACTACCTCGTCACCACCTACGCACCATACTATCGGCTGGCGCTTGTCCTTGATCGGGAAGGTCAGGTCTTGGCTGTCAATCGGGTGGATGCGGCCGGGGGCCCCATCCCGACGGCACAACTGCTTGGGCGATCGGTCGCGGGGGAGCCCTGGTTCAAGCGAGCTCTGAGCACGACTGAATCGGTAGTGATTGAAGATTTTCACCCTGACTCGATGAGTGAGGCGATCTATCAGGACTCTCGCCCGGTCATGAGCTTCTCTGCGCCGATCAGAAACCACGCAGGTCTTGTGATAGGGGTCTGGTCCACGCGACTGTCCCTCGACTCTCTTGAGGAGATGCTGGCAAAGGTCGCCAGCATCTCCTCGCCGGCATCCCTTTACGCGCTGAGATTGCTGACACCTCACCAAGACTGGCCTCTCATTCAGGTGGGACCCTGGCCGCGGCCTGAGGATCCACGTCGGAGCAGCTTGCACCAGGGGGCGATATTTCCCTTGCTCGCTGTTGCCGATTCCACCGGATTTTCGCGTTGGCCGGGGCTGCATTGGCGACTTGAAGTCTATGAACCACCGGACGCCCTGGGCTGGCCAAAAATCCTCACCTGGCTTTCAGTCTGGCTCGGAGTGATGGTGCTTGGGGGAATGATCGGTTTGGGATGGATCGTCCACCACCGGCTGATAAGGCCTATTCTAACCCTGACGGAGTTGGCTAGGGACCGGGCTCGCCTGGCCAGGACGGTCCCGATTGAGCGCATGGTTGTGTCGACTCCGTTGGCCACGTCCAAAGCGGCGTTCAGCCTTCGCACACGTCCCGATGAACTGGGAACACTGATGCGCACGCTCGGGGCGATGGCGCAGGAGGGCGAGGAGCAAGTGGCCCGGCTTACTTCGCTGAATGCGATTGCGCAGAGCTTTCAGCGCGAGATGGTCTCGCTGCCAGCGCTACTCGCACGAACCGTCAATACAGCTCGCGATCTCACTGGCGCCCGTTATGCGGCCTTGGGCGTATTCGATGAAACCGGAGAACGCCTCACCCAGTTCATCACGGCCGGAATGGACGAGGCCACCCGAACGACGATTGGAACGCTTCCAATCGGCCGGGGCCTCCTCGGACATCTCGCGAAGGAAGATGGGATTCTTCGTCTGAGCGACCTCACCCAGCATCCGACATTCAGTGGGTTTCCTCCCCACCATCCGCCGATGTCATCGTTCATGGGCGTGCCGATCCAGGCACATGGCAAACTCTACGGTCGACTCTATCTGACGAACAAAGAAGGACCGGCGCAGGTGGCTACTGACTTTACCGAAATAGACGAACAGGTCATCGTTGCACTGGCATACCAAGCCGGGACCGCGATCGAGAATGCCAGTCTATTCCATCAAACCAAGACAGCCGAAACGCGGTATCGTGCCATCCTGGATTCCGTCGAGGAGGGGATCTACGGCATTGCCCTCTCAGGACACTGCCTGTTTATCAACAGAGCTGGGGCTGTACGACTGGGCTATGGGCCGGATGACTTGGTGGGCCGGTCGTTGCATTCGCTCATTCATCATACACAGGCTGATGGCCTGCCCTGCCATGAAAGTGCGTGCCCTCTTCATGCCGTGCTCCGCACGGCAACGCCCGCCCGGTTAGAAAACGAGGTTCTCTGGTGCCGGAACAGGACCTCCCTTCCGGCCATTTGTGTCTCCACGCCGCTATATGATGCGACAAGAACGGTCATCGGAGCCGTTGTCAGTTTCACGGATGTGACGGAACGCCGACACCTGGAGGAACAACTCCGACAAACACAGAAAATGGAAGCGATCGGGAAACTTGCCGGAGGGATTGCCCACGATTTTAACAATCTCCTTACCGCCATTTTGGGATACAGCAACCTCCTGTTGGAGAGAGTCGCTCCAGCCCAACAGTCAGAGGTGATCGAGATCAAAAAGGCGGGCGAGCGGGCGGCCTCGTTGACCCAGCAACTCCTCGCCTTCAGCCGCAAACAAGTGCTCGCGCCCTGCGTACTTGACCTAAATACAGTGGTGACGGGGATGGAGCGCCTGTTGCGCCGCCTCATTGGAGAACACATTGACCTGCTCACGATCTCCGCTGTCTCGCTGGGGCGGGTCAAGGTGGATCAGGGCCAAATCGAACAGGTGATCCTGAATCTGGCGTTGAACGCACGGGATGCTATGCCTCACGGTGGACGGCTCACCATTGAGACAGCCAATATCGAACTGGATGAACAGAATTGCCGGACACATCTGGACGTCAACCCCGGGAGGTTTGTCATGCTGGCTGTCGGCGATAACGGCCACGGCATGGACGCAGGAACGCTCTCGCGGTGTCTGGAGCCGTTTTTTACCACTAAACCGCTAGGCACGGGCACGGGATTGGGCCTTTCGACCGTATACGGTATCACCAAGCAAAGCGGTGGCGCCATCGAGATATGCAGCGAACCAGGTTGCGGTACGACGGTGAAAGTCTACCTGCCATCAATCGAGGAGGATCTGCCTCCCCTCGCGCAGGCCGCCAGAAATACCCTGCCCCGGCGCTGCACGGAGACGATTTTGTTGGTGGAAGACGATGAGACCGTGCGGTTCTTCGCGCAGACGGTCCTTACTCGAGCGGGGTATGCCGTCCTGGAGGCCTCAAGTGGAGAGATGGCGATAGGCATGAATACCCGACATGAAGGGACGATCCATCTCTTGTTGACCGATGTCATGATCCCCGGCATGAATGGCCACGTATTAGCGAGGCGTCTGATGTCAGAACGACCGGGTCTGAAGGTGTTGTACCTGTCGGGGTACGCTGAAGATGCCGTTGTGCACCACGGAGTTTTGGACTCTCGCACGCCATTTCTCCACAAACCCTTTACCGCTGACCGTTTGGCTGAGAAAGTCGGTGAGGTGCTGGATGCGTAA
- a CDS encoding response regulator has product MSDPSRVMPDDSGEGLRILIADDDVTFRETAAVFLRRAGYLCTWAGDAEEAATALAAYPYELLITDINMPGNENLELLHRLHRGQTTVPVILVTGYPTVPTAVEALRLSVVDYFIKPLDFPSVLLRIRHAIEKGRLLRCLQQSRREASAWIGTMERVEQGLLASGPIGSAEQQAWSIDRCLGQMATQLLQLMMSFKAAANLANKRQAGQAIDLCAALQCPRLTQYEEAVKATVDVLERTKYAFKSKDLGLVRKQLETLLSANRSGPSSSS; this is encoded by the coding sequence ATGTCAGATCCCTCACGAGTGATGCCGGACGATTCAGGCGAGGGTCTGCGTATTTTGATCGCAGATGACGACGTAACCTTTCGCGAAACCGCAGCGGTTTTCCTCCGTCGCGCCGGATATCTGTGCACATGGGCCGGTGATGCGGAGGAAGCCGCAACGGCCTTAGCGGCCTACCCCTATGAGTTGCTCATCACGGATATCAATATGCCGGGCAATGAGAATTTGGAGTTATTGCATCGGCTCCACCGAGGGCAGACCACCGTGCCCGTGATCCTTGTCACGGGATATCCTACGGTCCCCACTGCCGTGGAGGCTCTGCGCCTGTCGGTGGTCGACTATTTTATTAAGCCACTCGACTTTCCTAGCGTACTTTTGAGGATCAGGCACGCCATCGAAAAAGGGCGCCTTTTGCGCTGTCTGCAGCAGTCTCGCCGGGAGGCGAGTGCCTGGATTGGCACCATGGAGCGTGTTGAACAGGGGCTTCTCGCCTCTGGACCAATCGGTTCCGCGGAGCAGCAGGCATGGTCAATCGATCGGTGCCTAGGCCAGATGGCGACACAGCTGCTTCAGCTGATGATGAGTTTCAAGGCTGCCGCGAATCTTGCGAACAAGCGTCAAGCTGGGCAGGCCATCGATCTGTGCGCGGCACTGCAGTGCCCACGCCTGACACAGTACGAAGAGGCCGTGAAGGCCACGGTCGACGTGCTGGAACGCACCAAATACGCCTTTAAGTCGAAGGACCTCGGCCTGGTCAGAAAACAATTGGAAACTCTGCTGAGTGCCAATCGTAGCGGCCCCTCAAGTTCCTCGTAA